One genomic segment of Elusimicrobiota bacterium includes these proteins:
- a CDS encoding FlgD immunoglobulin-like domain containing protein, with amino-acid sequence MKILNKFIGIFVMSSCLVVLLASQNVWAGNNFYKKITITNRSGVLPLPVKYTVSLPVDTEELCDNGKLKSSGEDLRVMFSGEETIQGQRMSRWRELARDIVLPIGQTLQTSTATLVYFTVEEEIAANASNSSNYILTYNDEDVTVPNYDLKQVYRFYDNFSSGNLNSWYKELGDFTITSDQRLQAQSIGLNYIRILEPATTTLYTYSYSADFEYRSGTGTFGLVLLSPESGERYRVEIFGSSLLRFRSESTVQYKDVEHTSFAEVPISTNILTGVHRLEVYKGEYFNASGGTGGWQILVYIDGQLVVQTETDTYFAYDTIVSSEGYKGLFAEDTDVIFDNITIIKRLSSDNIKSATAGVGVETKNAVYVNKISQDPPSPVGKGNIYFDFEFNTVMNTDIVPEVKVVTSNGQEISLIGIWTGDNVYYCRGEVTDTAGDGPATIKLRNAMGKNYYGLNCSNFKNTSQLTVERNARVISKDITVEPNPFSPNNDGVLDTTQILFKLTKDEYVSIRIFDVSGRLKRTIKDQRYMGAGANAVTWDGKDDAGVMVPQGIYMWQINAGETMKLGSVIVSK; translated from the coding sequence ATGAAAATACTAAACAAGTTTATTGGAATATTTGTTATGTCATCCTGTCTTGTTGTATTACTGGCATCACAGAATGTATGGGCTGGGAATAATTTCTATAAAAAAATTACGATTACCAATAGATCCGGTGTATTGCCGTTACCGGTTAAGTATACAGTAAGTTTACCTGTGGATACTGAGGAATTGTGTGATAACGGGAAATTGAAATCCAGCGGGGAAGACCTACGAGTGATGTTCAGTGGGGAAGAAACTATTCAGGGACAGAGGATGTCGCGTTGGCGTGAACTTGCACGTGATATTGTTTTACCTATAGGACAAACACTGCAGACGTCAACAGCTACATTGGTATACTTCACTGTTGAAGAAGAAATTGCAGCGAATGCTTCTAATTCATCAAACTATATACTTACATACAATGACGAGGATGTTACTGTGCCAAATTATGACCTGAAGCAGGTGTACAGGTTTTACGATAATTTTTCTTCCGGGAATCTTAATAGTTGGTATAAGGAACTCGGGGATTTTACGATTACCAGTGACCAGCGGCTGCAGGCGCAGAGTATCGGGCTGAATTATATTAGAATCCTTGAACCCGCAACAACGACGCTGTACACTTACTCATACTCCGCGGATTTTGAGTATCGCAGCGGGACCGGGACGTTTGGGCTGGTATTGCTATCACCGGAAAGCGGGGAACGTTACCGCGTAGAAATTTTTGGGAGTAGCCTCTTGAGGTTCCGCAGTGAGTCTACCGTGCAGTATAAGGATGTGGAACATACATCATTTGCAGAAGTGCCGATATCTACGAACATCCTGACCGGCGTACACAGGCTTGAGGTTTATAAGGGTGAATATTTTAATGCGTCCGGTGGTACCGGCGGATGGCAGATACTTGTTTATATTGATGGGCAGTTGGTAGTGCAAACCGAAACCGATACATATTTCGCGTATGATACCATAGTTTCAAGTGAAGGGTATAAAGGCTTATTTGCGGAAGATACTGATGTTATTTTTGATAATATAACAATTATTAAACGTTTATCAAGTGATAATATTAAGAGTGCAACCGCCGGGGTTGGGGTTGAAACAAAGAATGCGGTGTATGTCAATAAAATATCACAGGACCCGCCGTCGCCTGTTGGTAAAGGCAATATTTATTTTGATTTTGAGTTTAATACAGTAATGAATACTGATATTGTACCGGAAGTGAAAGTAGTGACCTCAAACGGGCAGGAAATTAGTTTGATAGGTATATGGACCGGGGATAATGTTTATTATTGCCGCGGTGAAGTTACGGATACTGCCGGTGATGGCCCTGCAACAATTAAATTAAGAAACGCAATGGGGAAAAATTATTACGGGTTGAATTGTTCGAATTTCAAAAATACTTCACAGCTTACTGTAGAGAGGAATGCAAGGGTTATTTCAAAAGATATTACGGTAGAACCTAACCCGTTCTCTCCAAATAACGATGGTGTGTTGGATACTACACAGATTCTGTTTAAATTAACAAAAGATGAGTATGTGTCTATCCGCATATTTGACGTGTCAGGCAGGTTGAAACGTACAATTAAAGACCAGAGGTATATGGGTGCTGGCGCGAATGCAGTTACTTGGGACGGTAAGGATGATGCCGGAGTAATGGTTCCTCAGGGAATATATATGTGGCAGATAAATGCCGGGGAAACTATGAAACTCGGAAGTGTTATTGTTTCTAAATAA